In the Spirochaeta lutea genome, one interval contains:
- a CDS encoding helicase-related protein, whose translation MDPKQLPVYAQRAKILQALSEHQVIVVESPTGSGKTTQLPIILHEAEYDQGGLIGITQPRRIAAVSVSTYIQKQLADRPEGFAAYKMRFEDHTTPDTKIKVMTDGILLQEMKADPMLSHYRVIMVDEAHERSLNIDFILGLLKRVLQARKDFKVIVSSATINAQVFSDYFENCPIVRIDTVSYPVQTIYAPPATDGDPEALILRVVDIVTHVLEERRDGDILIFLSGEKTIKDVINRLYGLTFRKKLEIIPLYGRLSKEEQDLVFPPPAKGKTKVVVATNIAETSITIDGITTIIDSGLAKINYYNPRSFTSSLVEKPVSKASANQRLGRAGRTQPGTCYRLYTREDFESRPLYTQEEIYRTDLSEVVLRMAELGIRDFTSFDFISSPGSQGIAGAVETLFLLDALTEENELSKTGQMMARFPLLPRHSRILVEGILGYPSVLEELIIATSFLTTSNPFLLPQGEEMEARRAHHSFRVAGGDFLTYLKLYYAYLESKKRSTFCERYYLDQQTMDEILNVADQLSQIVSDFGVPIGSGGPVKQYLCGISKGLIQFICIRSGRSGYRSLTADHIDIHPGSVLFRENPDYIVAGEIVKTSRTFARSVSPLEAQWLPEINPDLASALAALAKKNKQVDSRSARSQDSRKSRDTTWQVVLGGSIYQLQQLKGKKKILILPWEDAHRLAENPNYTLPPQHQALRTTLTWGRYRIMQAEKLSAVLGIAGRLNPPKDILTSANGTGDLQLYADQNRTAKQLALIGKLVPIKKKSKDLGMLALYSNGAGAYWIKPARNILQGLTESLASLDSLADELNPREHRAIIDTINSRYRWLTSLLEER comes from the coding sequence ATGGATCCTAAACAGCTGCCCGTATACGCCCAGAGGGCCAAAATTCTTCAAGCCCTATCCGAACATCAGGTCATAGTCGTCGAAAGTCCCACCGGGTCGGGGAAAACCACCCAACTCCCCATCATCCTCCACGAGGCGGAATACGATCAGGGAGGACTCATCGGTATAACCCAGCCCCGGCGGATCGCCGCGGTATCGGTCTCTACCTATATCCAAAAACAACTTGCCGACCGGCCGGAGGGCTTTGCCGCCTATAAGATGCGATTTGAGGATCACACCACCCCCGATACCAAAATAAAGGTCATGACCGACGGGATTCTGCTTCAGGAGATGAAGGCGGATCCGATGCTCTCCCACTACCGGGTTATCATGGTAGACGAGGCCCACGAGCGCAGCCTGAACATCGATTTCATCCTGGGACTGTTGAAACGGGTCCTTCAGGCCAGGAAGGATTTTAAGGTCATAGTCAGCTCGGCTACCATCAACGCCCAGGTATTCAGCGACTATTTCGAAAACTGCCCAATTGTCCGAATCGACACCGTTAGTTACCCCGTACAGACCATCTACGCCCCTCCGGCAACCGACGGCGACCCCGAAGCCCTCATTCTCCGAGTGGTGGATATCGTTACCCATGTGCTGGAGGAACGAAGGGACGGCGACATTCTGATTTTTCTAAGCGGCGAGAAGACGATAAAGGATGTGATCAACCGTCTGTACGGCCTAACCTTTAGGAAAAAACTCGAAATCATTCCCCTCTATGGCCGGTTGTCCAAGGAGGAACAGGATCTGGTATTTCCGCCTCCCGCCAAGGGTAAAACCAAGGTGGTGGTAGCCACGAATATCGCTGAAACGAGTATCACCATCGACGGCATAACAACCATCATCGATTCAGGGCTGGCAAAGATTAACTACTATAACCCCCGCAGTTTTACCTCAAGCCTGGTGGAGAAACCCGTATCCAAGGCATCGGCAAATCAGCGCCTGGGCCGGGCAGGCCGCACCCAACCGGGCACCTGCTACCGCCTGTATACCCGGGAGGATTTTGAATCCCGTCCCCTCTACACCCAGGAAGAGATCTACCGCACCGACCTATCCGAGGTTGTCCTCCGGATGGCAGAACTGGGAATCCGGGACTTCACCTCCTTCGATTTTATCTCCAGCCCCGGCTCCCAGGGGATTGCAGGGGCAGTTGAAACCCTCTTCCTCCTGGATGCCCTGACTGAGGAAAACGAGCTCTCAAAAACAGGCCAGATGATGGCCCGGTTTCCCCTGCTGCCCCGGCATAGCAGAATCCTGGTGGAAGGAATCCTAGGCTACCCGTCGGTTCTGGAAGAGCTGATCATTGCCACATCCTTTTTGACGACCTCAAATCCCTTCCTTCTGCCCCAGGGGGAAGAGATGGAGGCCCGCCGGGCACACCACAGTTTCCGGGTGGCCGGGGGAGATTTTCTCACCTACCTCAAGCTCTACTATGCCTACCTGGAGAGTAAAAAACGTAGTACCTTCTGTGAACGCTACTACCTGGACCAGCAGACCATGGATGAAATCTTGAATGTCGCTGATCAGTTGAGTCAGATCGTCAGCGATTTCGGGGTGCCCATCGGCTCGGGAGGGCCGGTAAAACAGTATCTCTGCGGAATATCCAAGGGGCTGATCCAATTCATCTGTATCCGCAGCGGCCGATCCGGGTACCGCAGCCTTACGGCGGATCACATCGATATTCATCCGGGATCGGTATTATTCCGGGAGAACCCGGACTATATCGTGGCGGGGGAGATTGTAAAAACCAGCCGGACCTTCGCCCGGTCCGTGAGCCCCCTGGAGGCCCAGTGGCTCCCGGAGATCAACCCCGACCTGGCCTCGGCCCTGGCCGCCCTGGCCAAAAAAAATAAACAGGTCGATTCCCGGAGCGCCCGATCCCAGGACAGCCGTAAAAGCCGTGACACCACCTGGCAGGTCGTCCTGGGCGGAAGCATCTATCAGCTTCAGCAGCTCAAGGGGAAGAAGAAGATCCTCATTCTGCCCTGGGAAGATGCCCACCGCCTGGCGGAAAATCCCAACTACACCCTACCGCCCCAGCACCAGGCACTCCGGACCACCCTCACCTGGGGACGGTACCGCATCATGCAGGCCGAAAAACTATCTGCCGTACTCGGAATTGCCGGACGTTTGAATCCCCCTAAAGACATTTTAACCAGCGCCAACGGAACCGGGGATCTCCAGCTCTACGCCGATCAAAACCGGACGGCAAAACAGCTGGCCCTGATCGGAAAACTCGTGCCGATCAAAAAAAAGTCCAAGGATCTGGGCATGCTGGCCCTCTACAGCAACGGCGCCGGGGCCTATTGGATCAAACCGGCCCGGAACATCCTCCAGGGCCTCACCGAGAGCCTGGCCAGCCTGGATTCCCTGGCCGACGAACTGAACCCCCGGGAACACCGGGCCATCATCGATACCATCAACAGCCGGTATAGATGGCTCACCAGCCTCCTGGAGGAGCGCTGA
- the aroB gene encoding 3-dehydroquinate synthase, whose translation MEHLDFNLAGKTSRVVFTDIAGCLEVPEDLPLVVTDQNVYDVLSSSFDQAYRGLVVNRGAYLYRVASGEKAKEWQSIAGVLQRGFDIGLGRDALFIGLGGGVVTDLTAFAASVYMRGCRVILVPTTLLAMVDAAFGGKTGMNFGGYKNMVGTFYPAEEVRIAPEFLRTLPESEYRSGLAEVIKSALLDDPQLLEILEDRHDQVMARNPGVLDELVRRSIAVKGRIVEADLTETGIRAYLNLGHTFGHALEAVTGFGTWTHGEAVAWGIQRAMRLGILLGVTDEQYARRVEDVLNRYGYRLAARGVDPAALFEAMKQDKKKQSGTVRFVLQRRLAKTMVQPVPDPVVMQCLREGC comes from the coding sequence ATGGAGCATTTAGATTTTAATCTGGCGGGAAAGACCAGCCGGGTAGTATTTACGGATATTGCAGGCTGTTTGGAGGTTCCCGAGGACCTGCCACTGGTGGTAACGGATCAGAATGTCTATGACGTTCTGTCGAGTTCCTTTGATCAGGCGTACCGGGGTCTGGTGGTGAATCGGGGGGCGTATCTGTACCGGGTAGCCAGCGGAGAGAAGGCGAAGGAGTGGCAGAGTATTGCCGGGGTTCTTCAGCGAGGGTTTGATATCGGCCTCGGCCGGGATGCCCTGTTTATCGGTCTCGGAGGCGGGGTGGTTACGGACCTGACCGCCTTTGCAGCCTCGGTGTACATGCGGGGCTGCCGGGTTATTCTGGTTCCCACCACCTTGTTGGCCATGGTGGATGCCGCCTTCGGGGGTAAAACGGGTATGAACTTCGGGGGGTATAAGAACATGGTGGGGACCTTTTATCCCGCCGAAGAGGTACGGATTGCTCCGGAATTTTTACGCACCCTACCCGAGTCCGAATACCGGAGCGGCCTGGCGGAGGTCATTAAGAGCGCCTTACTGGATGATCCCCAGCTGCTGGAGATCCTCGAAGACCGTCATGACCAGGTCATGGCCCGTAATCCCGGGGTTCTTGACGAGCTGGTGCGCCGGAGCATCGCGGTGAAGGGCCGGATAGTGGAAGCAGACCTTACCGAAACGGGTATCCGGGCCTACCTGAATCTGGGTCATACCTTCGGTCATGCCCTGGAGGCGGTGACCGGATTCGGAACCTGGACCCACGGCGAGGCGGTGGCATGGGGGATCCAGCGGGCCATGCGTCTGGGTATCCTGCTGGGGGTCACCGATGAGCAGTACGCTCGGCGGGTGGAGGATGTGTTGAACCGCTACGGGTACCGCCTGGCTGCCCGGGGGGTAGATCCCGCCGCGCTCTTTGAAGCCATGAAACAGGACAAAAAGAAGCAGTCGGGGACGGTGCGGTTCGTTCTCCAGCGGCGGTTGGCCAAGACCATGGTGCAGCCGGTTCCGGATCCGGTGGTCATGCAGTGTCTCCGGGAGGGCTGCTAG
- a CDS encoding polysaccharide biosynthesis/export family protein — translation MKMTRFLVFGGILMLLLSSLHLGAQADSDAQSAFSAAVERRIMHIQDFEPVPGDIYRLLIDFGSSIGEASNSSAYDLILQEDHTLKLPFIGTMNVQGRSFSDIRSRIITQIEQKVPAVHVDFALRAPALFEVFVFGAVSQSGLIPASSLTRVNEVLQRAGLIPGTSSTRTLELQRNGQKQTLDLFQFSEYARRNQNPFLRPGDQIFVRRAEHQISITGEIAVPGQMEFVPGETLAQIIRYAGGLKPTADTGYITRKRLTPQGTYEIQRIENPDLEDIDLQNGDQIIIPSTAGDSAPVIVHGAVAGKEASGSDLRSLSSTSLALEVSYRPGMSLLTALELVGGPTVFADYERAYYISGDDKTRQPLTDLREIWETRDSSRDFQLHPGDTLVIPMKVLRVFVTGETVLTTGGGRESFQWIEGFTVRDYLDFAGGVNPETGNRNNVGFLQPDGSVERVNLETSVPPGAIIFVQKNGWENFKNFMASDIMTTIGWITTILSATALVINTIDLIIN, via the coding sequence ATGAAAATGACCCGCTTCCTTGTCTTTGGGGGGATTCTAATGCTCCTCCTTAGCTCCCTTCACCTGGGAGCCCAGGCCGATTCCGATGCTCAGAGCGCCTTCTCCGCCGCTGTGGAACGGCGTATCATGCATATCCAGGATTTTGAGCCCGTTCCCGGAGATATTTACCGCCTGCTCATCGACTTCGGTTCCAGCATCGGCGAGGCAAGCAACTCATCCGCCTACGATCTAATCCTCCAAGAGGACCACACCCTCAAGCTGCCCTTTATCGGCACCATGAATGTCCAAGGCCGGTCCTTCAGTGACATACGCAGCCGGATAATCACCCAGATAGAGCAGAAGGTTCCTGCGGTGCATGTTGATTTCGCCCTCCGGGCTCCGGCCCTCTTCGAAGTGTTTGTTTTCGGCGCCGTGAGCCAATCGGGCCTGATTCCGGCCTCGTCCCTCACCCGGGTCAACGAGGTACTCCAGCGGGCCGGCCTTATTCCGGGAACCTCTTCCACCCGAACCCTGGAGCTCCAGCGAAACGGCCAAAAACAAACCCTGGACCTCTTCCAATTCAGCGAGTATGCCCGGCGGAATCAGAATCCATTCCTGCGTCCGGGTGATCAGATCTTTGTCCGCCGGGCTGAACACCAGATCAGTATCACCGGGGAGATCGCAGTTCCCGGACAGATGGAGTTTGTCCCCGGAGAAACCCTTGCTCAGATCATCCGCTACGCCGGGGGCCTGAAGCCCACGGCGGACACGGGGTACATCACCCGGAAACGGCTGACCCCCCAGGGAACCTATGAGATCCAGCGGATCGAAAACCCGGACCTGGAGGATATTGACCTCCAAAATGGCGACCAGATAATCATCCCCTCCACCGCCGGAGACAGCGCTCCGGTCATAGTCCACGGCGCCGTGGCAGGCAAGGAAGCCAGCGGATCGGATCTGCGCAGCCTCAGCTCCACTTCCCTTGCCCTGGAGGTTTCCTACCGCCCGGGCATGAGTCTGCTAACAGCCCTGGAGCTCGTGGGAGGTCCCACGGTATTCGCGGACTACGAACGGGCCTATTACATCTCAGGAGATGATAAAACCCGTCAGCCCCTGACCGATCTTCGGGAGATATGGGAAACCCGGGACAGCTCCAGGGACTTCCAGCTCCACCCCGGAGATACCCTGGTTATTCCCATGAAGGTTCTCCGGGTCTTCGTTACCGGAGAAACGGTTCTGACCACCGGGGGCGGCCGGGAATCCTTTCAATGGATAGAAGGGTTTACCGTCAGGGATTATCTGGATTTCGCCGGCGGGGTAAATCCCGAGACGGGGAACCGGAACAATGTGGGCTTTCTTCAGCCCGACGGTTCGGTAGAACGGGTGAACCTGGAGACCAGTGTTCCCCCGGGGGCCATTATCTTCGTTCAAAAGAACGGGTGGGAGAATTTTAAGAACTTCATGGCAAGCGACATCATGACCACCATCGGCTGGATTACCACCATTCTCTCTGCAACTGCGTTGGTTATTAATACCATCGACCTGATAATCAACTGA